In one window of Brassica napus cultivar Da-Ae unplaced genomic scaffold, Da-Ae ScsIHWf_2660;HRSCAF=3417, whole genome shotgun sequence DNA:
- the LOC106453559 gene encoding ylmG homolog protein 1-1, chloroplastic-like, with amino-acid sequence MAATTTNLRLFSPVYLALSSTVNRRRLHGINKRSQTRIFFPAKPFPSLSIKIAASSSPSRPTCTPLTPLYPTTRPSTLTWSTRSSTELTRSLATLAALAIALARALACKLSLAAHTSALRLSLQTGGTVFLASLRERPPGYLITPQTVVAVVMKKWVDIYSDVLMLRLLLTWFPNLPWERQPLSAIRDMCDPYLSLFRNIVPPIFGEDLSPMLALAVLGTLGSILDVST; translated from the coding sequence ATGGCCGCGACTACAACAAATCTTAGGCTCTTCTCTCCTGTATACCTTGCTCTTTCGTCAACTGTAAACCGTAGACGTCTCCATGGCATCAACAAGAGGTCACAAACTCGTATCTTCTTTCCCGCTAAACCCTTCCCTTCTCTATCTATCAAAATCGCTGCATCATCATCCCCTTCGCGGCCTACCTGTACCCCGCTAACTCCTCTCTATCCCACGACTCGGCCATCCACACTCACCTGGTCGACTCGGTCATCTACCGAGTTGACTCGGTCTCTGGCCACTCTGGCGGCATTAGCAATCGCTCTAGCCAGAGCCTTAGCTTGTAAACTCTCTCTCGCAGCTCACACATCGGCATTACGATTATCTCTCCAAACCGGCGGGACTGTCTTCTTGGCGTCGCTCCGGGAACGGCCGCCGGGGTATTTGATCACGCCGCAGACGGTGGTAGCGGTGGTGATGAAGAAGTGGGTAGATATATACAGTGATGTATTGATGCTTAGGTTGTTGCTGACTTGGTTCCCTAATCTCCCTTGGGAGAGACAGCCTTTGTCAGCCATTAGAGATATGTGTGATCCTTACTTGAGTCTCTTCAGAAACATCGTTCCTCCTATCTTCGGCGAGGATCTCAGTCCGATGCTTGCTTTGGCTGTTCTTGGTACACTCGGATCAATTCTTGACGTAAGCACGTGA
- the LOC125601813 gene encoding ras-related protein RABA5b has translation MGKEDNQGEEYLFKIVLIGDSAVGKSNLLSRFSRDEFDTNSKATIGVEFQTQLVEIEGKEVKAQIWDTAGQERFRAVTSAYYRGAFGALIVYDITRSSTFESVKRWLQELNTHCDTAVAQMLVGNKCDLEDIRAVSVEEGKALAEEEGLFFMETSALDATNVDKAFEIVIREIFSNVSRKLLNSDAYKAQLSVNRVSLVNNGDGAQSSSCCSR, from the exons ATGGGTAAGGAAGACAATCAAGGAGAAGAGTACCTCTTCAAGATTGTCCTAATCGGCGACTCCGCGGTCGGAAAATCGAACCTCCTGTCTCGATTCTCTCGAGACGAGTTCGACACCAACTCCAAGGCGACCATCGGAGTGGAGTTCCAGACGCAGCTGGTGGAGATCGAAGGGAAAGAAGTGAAAGCTCAGATCTGGGACACTGCTGGTCAGGAGAGGTTTAGAGCCGTCACTTCTGCTTATTACAGAGGTGCTTTTGGTGCTCTCATTGTCTACGACATCACCAGAAGCTCCACTTTCGAGAGTGTTAAACGATGGCTTCAAGAACTCAACA CTCATTGTGACACAGCAGTGGCACAAATGCTAGTTGGGAACAAGTGTGATTTGGAGGATATCAGAGCTGTGAGTGTGGAAGAAGGGAAAGCTCTCGCGGAGGAAGAAGGGTTGTTCTTCATGGAGACATCTGCTCTTGACGCTACGAACGTTGACAAGGCCTTTGAGATTGTCATCAGAGAGATTTTCAGTAATGTTAGCCGCAAACTTCTCAACTCCGATGCTTACAAGGCTCAGCTTTCTGTTAACCGTGTCAGTCTTGTTAACAACGGTGATGGCGCACAGAGCTCTTCTTGTTGCTCCCGATGA